From Rhodococcus sp. B7740, one genomic window encodes:
- the rfbB gene encoding dTDP-glucose 4,6-dehydratase, producing MRILVTGGAGFIGANFVHQTLAQRPDSQVTVLDKLTYAGNKASLDPVADRIEFVHGDIADADLVDRLVRETDLVVHFAAESHNDNSLTDPWPFVHTNVIGTTTLLNAVREHDVRYHHISTDEVYGDLELDDPARFTESTPYNPSSPYSSTKASSDLLVRAWTRSFGVRSTISNCSNNYGPYQHVEKFIPRQITNILSGSRPKLYGAGQNVRDWIHVDDHNSAVWAIIDGGRIGETYLIGADGEANNRTVLEAILEETGNAPDAFDFVTDRPGHDLRYAIDSTKLRTELGWTPTYVDFRAGLKATVDWYRENEQWWRPQKDATEAVYAAKESVLP from the coding sequence ATGAGAATTCTCGTCACGGGTGGGGCCGGGTTCATCGGCGCGAACTTCGTACATCAGACCCTCGCGCAGCGTCCCGACTCCCAGGTCACCGTGCTCGACAAGCTCACCTACGCCGGTAACAAGGCTTCCCTCGATCCGGTGGCCGATCGAATCGAGTTCGTGCACGGCGACATCGCCGACGCCGATCTCGTCGACCGCCTCGTGCGCGAGACGGACTTGGTCGTGCACTTCGCCGCCGAATCCCACAACGACAACTCGTTGACCGATCCGTGGCCGTTCGTGCACACCAACGTCATCGGTACCACCACCTTGCTCAATGCGGTCCGCGAACACGACGTCCGCTACCACCACATCTCCACCGACGAGGTCTACGGCGACCTCGAACTCGACGACCCGGCGCGGTTCACCGAGTCCACTCCGTACAACCCGTCGAGCCCGTACTCGTCCACCAAGGCGTCGAGTGATCTGCTGGTGCGCGCCTGGACCCGGTCGTTCGGGGTCCGCTCCACCATCTCCAACTGCTCCAACAACTACGGCCCTTACCAGCACGTGGAGAAGTTCATTCCGCGTCAGATCACCAACATTCTCAGCGGCTCCCGGCCCAAGCTCTACGGGGCAGGGCAGAACGTGCGTGACTGGATCCACGTCGACGATCACAACAGCGCCGTCTGGGCCATCATCGACGGCGGCCGCATCGGCGAGACCTACCTCATCGGGGCCGACGGCGAAGCGAACAACCGCACCGTCCTCGAAGCGATTCTCGAAGAGACCGGCAACGCACCCGACGCCTTCGACTTCGTCACCGACCGCCCCGGCCACGACCTGCGTTACGCCATCGACTCGACCAAGCTCCGCACCGAATTGGGTTGGACGCCAACATATGTCGACTTCCGTGCCGGCCTGAAGGCGACCGTCGACTGGTACCGCGAGAACGAGCAGTGGTGGCGACCGCAGAAGGACGCCACCGAGGCCGTCTACGCGGCGAAGGAGTCGGTCCTGCCCTGA
- a CDS encoding glycosyltransferase family 2 protein, protein MTPRVSVVVPAYNNAEYLAETIDSILAQTFTDFELVIADHSSTDGTLAVAQKFDDPRIRVLTTPAGGGAQANWNRVTEEATGELIKLVCGDDTIAPTALATQVQAFDDNPTAVLVASQRTLIDAYGKTVIAARGLGGLHGTVSGRVAARTAVRAGANIFGEPGGVMMKLAELREIGLWDNSHPYLIDQATFIAVALRGDIVAIPRPLASFRINSGQWSVELATQQARQAADFHRSLQASDPSLLSDTDVRIGNAKALMTSFMRRAVYLLLRHRMSRSS, encoded by the coding sequence ATGACACCCCGTGTATCCGTCGTCGTCCCGGCGTACAACAACGCCGAGTACCTGGCCGAGACCATCGATTCGATTCTCGCCCAGACCTTCACGGACTTCGAGCTGGTCATCGCCGATCATTCGTCGACCGATGGCACCCTCGCCGTCGCGCAGAAATTCGACGACCCGCGCATTCGTGTGCTGACGACCCCGGCCGGTGGCGGCGCGCAGGCCAACTGGAATCGGGTCACCGAAGAGGCCACCGGCGAATTGATCAAACTCGTCTGCGGCGACGACACCATCGCGCCCACCGCGTTGGCGACACAGGTCCAGGCATTCGACGACAACCCGACCGCCGTTCTGGTCGCCTCTCAGCGGACGTTGATCGACGCCTACGGCAAGACGGTCATCGCCGCCCGCGGGCTCGGCGGCCTGCACGGAACGGTCTCGGGTCGAGTTGCCGCGCGAACCGCAGTCCGAGCCGGTGCCAACATCTTCGGCGAACCCGGCGGCGTCATGATGAAGCTCGCGGAGCTCCGCGAAATCGGGCTGTGGGACAACAGTCATCCCTACCTGATCGATCAGGCCACGTTCATCGCTGTCGCGCTCCGCGGCGACATCGTGGCAATTCCCCGACCACTGGCATCGTTCCGCATCAACTCGGGGCAGTGGAGTGTGGAGCTTGCGACGCAGCAGGCACGTCAGGCCGCCGACTTCCACCGCTCACTACAGGCCAGCGACCCGAGCCTGTTGTCCGACACCGACGTTCGCATCGGAAACGCCAAGGCACTGATGACGTCGTTCATGCGTCGCGCGGTGTACCTGCTGCTGCGCCACCGGATGTCGCGCAGCAGCTAG
- a CDS encoding GtrA family protein, with protein MTEPQTPAPPAGMNGAPGPLMRIVKNQKIAFLLVGGVNTALGTAWFILWQLLIGERYGYHAAIVLGYLCNVLCAFAMYRYLVFRVRGHFLRDLLRFFVVNFGAFVANISLMTIAVSVFHFPPIPSQLVVTAVMAVVSFFGYRDFSFRRKSQAPTP; from the coding sequence ATGACCGAACCACAGACCCCCGCTCCCCCGGCCGGGATGAACGGCGCACCGGGGCCGCTGATGCGCATCGTCAAGAATCAGAAGATCGCGTTCCTGCTCGTCGGAGGCGTCAACACTGCACTGGGTACCGCGTGGTTCATCTTGTGGCAGTTGCTGATCGGTGAGCGATACGGATATCACGCCGCGATCGTGCTCGGCTACCTCTGCAACGTGCTGTGCGCGTTCGCGATGTACCGATACCTGGTGTTCCGCGTGCGTGGGCACTTCCTACGCGATCTGCTGCGCTTCTTCGTCGTGAACTTCGGCGCCTTCGTCGCCAACATCTCCCTGATGACGATCGCCGTATCCGTCTTCCACTTCCCGCCCATCCCTTCACAATTGGTCGTCACAGCAGTGATGGCAGTCGTCAGCTTCTTCGGCTACCGCGACTTCTCGTTCCGCAGAAAGAGCCAGGCCCCCACACCATGA
- a CDS encoding NAD-dependent epimerase/dehydratase family protein, translating to MTATHTWIVGSGGLLGAAVTREAGRRGHRVHTSTIPWSDRESAEQALLQRCSEFFDSFSDGTWNVIWAAGAGVNGTSAAQFAEENGLIRAVLARIESAAGDRAGTGTVFLASSAGGVYAGATGAPHHEGTRPVPLGDYGFAKLQSEAIATEFGERTAINVAIGRFANLYGPGQNLAKPQGLISHLCRGYLMASPVSIYVPMDTLRDYLYVSDAAEMVADTLGMSATQRHSPTIKIFASGEAVTIGSILGACRTVFRRRPNVVLAASPLAVFQGRDLRLRSTVWPQIDRRTHRTLPAGIASTLFATREALGVGR from the coding sequence GTGACCGCAACGCACACGTGGATCGTCGGCAGCGGCGGACTCCTGGGCGCTGCGGTGACCCGCGAGGCCGGTCGTCGCGGGCACCGAGTGCACACCAGCACCATCCCGTGGTCGGACAGGGAATCTGCCGAACAAGCTCTGCTGCAGCGCTGTTCGGAGTTCTTCGACTCCTTCTCCGACGGTACGTGGAACGTGATCTGGGCCGCCGGTGCGGGTGTGAACGGAACCAGCGCAGCGCAATTCGCCGAAGAGAACGGCCTGATCCGAGCCGTGCTGGCGCGCATCGAAAGTGCCGCCGGCGACCGCGCGGGCACCGGAACCGTATTCCTCGCTTCGTCCGCCGGAGGCGTCTACGCCGGTGCAACCGGAGCCCCGCATCACGAAGGAACACGGCCGGTTCCGTTGGGCGACTACGGCTTCGCGAAACTACAGTCCGAGGCCATCGCAACCGAGTTCGGGGAACGCACCGCGATCAACGTGGCCATCGGTCGGTTCGCGAACCTCTACGGGCCCGGCCAGAACCTCGCGAAACCGCAGGGTCTGATCTCACACCTGTGCCGGGGCTACCTCATGGCCTCACCCGTCTCCATCTACGTACCGATGGACACGTTGCGTGACTACCTCTACGTGTCCGACGCGGCAGAGATGGTCGCCGACACCCTCGGTATGTCTGCCACGCAACGACACTCGCCGACGATCAAGATCTTCGCCTCCGGTGAGGCCGTCACCATCGGCTCGATCCTCGGAGCCTGCCGGACGGTGTTCCGCCGTCGACCGAACGTGGTGCTGGCGGCGTCGCCGCTCGCGGTGTTCCAAGGTCGCGATCTGCGACTGCGCTCGACGGTCTGGCCGCAGATCGATCGGCGAACGCACCGCACGTTGCCCGCAGGAATCGCCTCCACACTGTTCGCGACCCGTGAGGCATTGGGGGTCGGTCGATGA
- a CDS encoding glycosyltransferase: MSDDSVADPHRISIVVPVYQGERTLSALMDEILPLTQVTHTPVGRPMIVEEVLLVFDHGPDDSAAVIRRLTAAHPFVRGVWLSRNFGQHPATLAGMASSGGEWIVTMDEDGQHDPAAIGGMLDTALDRQSTVVYAKPTNVAPHGLWRNTASRGAKWLIAKALAGDNTVDYQSYRLVLGEVGRSVAAYAGSEAYLDIALGWIAGDVTTSPVALREEVDRRSGYRLRTLLSHFWRMVLSSGTKGLRLVSFIGIAFAVLGLILVAYVLVSYFVFDSGAEVRGWASTMVILLFGFGATLFSLGVVAEYVGVNVKTAMGKPPYLIVTDPGNGPLGRTAPAGSVETPQSTDNTPSA, translated from the coding sequence ATGTCCGACGATTCTGTTGCTGATCCGCACCGCATTTCCATCGTGGTGCCGGTCTACCAGGGTGAACGGACTCTCAGTGCGTTGATGGACGAGATCCTTCCGTTGACGCAGGTAACTCACACCCCCGTCGGGCGGCCGATGATCGTCGAGGAAGTTCTGCTCGTCTTCGATCACGGACCCGACGATTCCGCTGCGGTGATCAGGCGGCTGACCGCTGCGCACCCGTTCGTTCGTGGAGTGTGGCTGAGTCGCAATTTCGGTCAGCACCCCGCCACCCTCGCCGGCATGGCGTCCAGCGGCGGCGAATGGATCGTCACGATGGACGAGGACGGGCAGCACGACCCGGCAGCCATCGGCGGCATGCTCGACACCGCCCTCGACCGGCAGTCCACCGTCGTCTACGCCAAGCCCACCAACGTCGCACCGCACGGACTGTGGCGCAACACCGCCTCCCGCGGAGCGAAATGGTTGATCGCCAAGGCCCTGGCCGGGGACAACACCGTGGACTATCAGAGCTATCGCCTGGTGCTGGGTGAGGTCGGCCGCTCCGTCGCCGCCTACGCCGGTTCGGAGGCGTACCTGGACATCGCACTCGGGTGGATCGCGGGCGACGTCACGACCAGCCCGGTGGCGCTGCGCGAAGAGGTGGACCGTCGATCGGGCTACCGCCTGCGCACCTTGCTCTCGCATTTCTGGCGGATGGTGCTCTCGAGCGGCACCAAGGGCCTGCGGCTGGTCAGCTTCATCGGCATCGCCTTCGCGGTACTCGGCCTGATTCTGGTGGCCTACGTACTGGTGTCGTACTTCGTCTTCGACTCCGGTGCCGAGGTGCGAGGCTGGGCATCGACGATGGTGATTCTGCTGTTCGGCTTCGGGGCGACTCTGTTCTCCCTCGGCGTGGTGGCCGAGTACGTGGGCGTCAACGTCAAGACGGCCATGGGCAAGCCGCCGTACCTGATCGTCACCGATCCGGGAAACGGCCCACTCGGACGCACCGCGCCTGCAGGATCAGTCGAAACTCCACAGTCGACCGACAACACACCGTCGGCGTGA
- a CDS encoding N-acyl-D-amino-acid deacylase family protein, protein MTEVTLNSNTAFDVVVTGGTVYDGSGGPGVRADVGIVDGVVRAVSATPLEVGPATEVVDATGKWVTPGFVDVHTHYDAEVLVGPGLEESVRHGVTTVLLGNCSLSTLYSTPVDIADLFSRVEALPRDHVLKAVDTHKTWTSPDEYIAALERLPLGPNIAALVGHSDLRAHVMGLDRSTDRSQRPTREEWRAMSDALEQALDAGLLGMSTMTNPWDKLDGDRYRSRSLPSSYARWSEFRALHKILRRRGRLLQSIPNLNTKYDMLFFLASATGIGRTPLKISLLAAADAKASPWIHRVFGPLARMVNGPGKGQFRWQHLPTTFDVYSDGIDLVVFEEFGSGRAALHLREELGRNELLSDEAYRRWFRADFEKKFSSRVWHRDFADAEITECPDASVVGKNVAEVAAERGVHVVDAFLDLVVEHGRKLRWHTTVANHRKRQMDKLINQPGVTVGFSDAGAHLRNMAFYNFGIRLLHRVHDAQSDRRPFMTVEKAVHKLSGELADFYGVDAGHVRVGDRADIVVIDPNGLDEGVLAYREETMPEFGGLSRMVNRNDRAVAATLVAGRVVFSGGTFAPWFGVSERAGSFLRAGIPTAPRRRERV, encoded by the coding sequence ATGACGGAGGTCACATTGAACTCGAACACTGCTTTCGACGTCGTCGTCACCGGCGGCACCGTCTACGACGGGTCCGGCGGTCCCGGAGTGCGAGCCGATGTGGGCATCGTCGACGGTGTCGTGCGGGCCGTGTCGGCCACGCCGCTCGAGGTGGGTCCGGCGACCGAGGTGGTCGACGCCACCGGCAAGTGGGTCACCCCGGGCTTCGTGGACGTGCACACCCACTACGACGCGGAGGTGCTCGTCGGCCCGGGTCTCGAAGAGTCCGTCCGACACGGGGTCACGACGGTTCTGCTGGGGAACTGTTCGTTGTCGACGCTCTATTCCACTCCGGTCGACATCGCGGATCTGTTCAGTCGGGTCGAGGCGCTGCCGCGAGATCATGTGCTCAAAGCCGTCGATACGCACAAGACGTGGACCAGCCCCGACGAGTACATCGCTGCGCTCGAACGACTGCCTCTCGGTCCCAATATCGCTGCTCTGGTAGGACATTCGGATCTGCGGGCGCACGTGATGGGCTTGGATCGCTCGACCGATCGCAGTCAGCGGCCCACCCGTGAGGAGTGGCGCGCCATGTCGGACGCGCTCGAGCAGGCACTCGATGCCGGACTGCTCGGGATGTCGACGATGACGAACCCGTGGGACAAGTTGGACGGCGATCGGTACCGGTCTCGGTCGTTGCCGTCCTCGTACGCGCGGTGGAGCGAGTTCCGTGCGCTGCACAAGATCCTGCGTCGACGCGGTCGGTTGTTGCAGAGCATTCCGAACCTGAACACCAAGTACGACATGCTGTTCTTCCTCGCCTCGGCCACCGGGATCGGCCGCACTCCGCTCAAGATCTCGCTGCTGGCGGCGGCCGATGCGAAGGCGTCGCCGTGGATTCATCGCGTCTTCGGCCCGCTCGCGCGCATGGTCAACGGACCGGGCAAGGGTCAGTTCCGCTGGCAGCATCTGCCCACCACGTTCGACGTGTACTCCGACGGCATCGACCTGGTGGTGTTCGAGGAGTTCGGATCGGGCCGAGCAGCTCTGCATCTACGAGAAGAGTTGGGACGCAACGAGTTGCTCTCGGACGAGGCGTACCGCCGCTGGTTCCGCGCCGACTTCGAGAAGAAGTTCAGCTCACGCGTCTGGCATCGAGACTTCGCCGACGCCGAGATCACCGAGTGTCCCGACGCGTCGGTCGTCGGCAAGAACGTCGCCGAGGTCGCGGCAGAGCGCGGTGTGCACGTAGTGGACGCGTTCCTCGATCTGGTGGTCGAACACGGACGAAAACTGCGCTGGCACACCACGGTGGCGAATCATCGCAAGCGTCAGATGGACAAGCTGATCAACCAGCCCGGGGTGACAGTGGGGTTCTCCGACGCAGGCGCTCATCTGCGCAACATGGCGTTCTACAACTTCGGTATCCGATTGCTGCACCGCGTGCACGATGCGCAGAGCGATCGCAGGCCGTTCATGACCGTGGAGAAGGCCGTGCACAAGCTCAGCGGCGAATTGGCCGACTTCTACGGTGTCGACGCCGGACACGTGCGGGTGGGTGATCGAGCCGACATCGTGGTGATCGATCCGAATGGGCTGGACGAGGGGGTCCTGGCCTATCGGGAGGAGACCATGCCGGAGTTCGGGGGCCTGAGCCGCATGGTCAACCGCAACGACCGCGCTGTCGCCGCCACTCTGGTCGCGGGCCGAGTGGTGTTCTCCGGCGGCACCTTCGCTCCGTGGTTCGGTGTGTCGGAGCGGGCCGGCAGTTTCCTGCGGGCGGGTATCCCGACGGCTCCCCGTCGCCGGGAGCGTGTGTGA
- a CDS encoding TetR/AcrR family transcriptional regulator → MSPSQQQRRTETIGKLLDATIASLREKGYAATSVSEIVGRAGVSSGAMFRHFDTRLDLIVAAADEVRRRQFVEFRHGLSGFGSASIEHCLELLRAACRAPINGAWYELLTAARTDEELRERLQPLTVRYHEQIAELARTLPVAGVLDPRHLETVIFSVVHLLDGEALAAVVHPQPEQEAMRLRMIAHLLRGGTLHALSDAG, encoded by the coding sequence GTGAGCCCGAGTCAACAGCAGCGCCGGACCGAGACGATCGGAAAGTTGCTCGACGCGACGATCGCGTCGTTGCGCGAGAAGGGCTATGCCGCAACCAGTGTCAGTGAGATCGTCGGCCGCGCCGGGGTGTCCTCCGGTGCCATGTTCCGGCATTTCGACACCAGGCTCGACCTGATCGTCGCTGCGGCCGACGAGGTTCGCAGACGCCAGTTCGTCGAGTTCCGTCATGGCCTGTCCGGTTTCGGTAGCGCGTCGATCGAACACTGCCTCGAACTGCTCAGGGCTGCGTGCCGAGCCCCGATCAACGGCGCCTGGTACGAGCTCCTGACCGCAGCCCGCACTGACGAAGAGCTGCGAGAGAGGCTGCAGCCCCTCACCGTTCGCTATCACGAACAGATCGCCGAACTCGCTCGCACACTACCGGTCGCAGGCGTGCTCGACCCACGGCATCTCGAGACGGTGATCTTCAGCGTGGTGCATCTGCTCGACGGCGAGGCGTTGGCCGCCGTAGTGCACCCGCAGCCCGAACAGGAGGCCATGCGGCTGAGGATGATTGCGCACCTGTTGCGCGGTGGCACTCTGCACGCCCTGAGCGACGCGGGATGA
- a CDS encoding alpha/beta fold hydrolase, whose translation MTHWTVRTPGAELPVVEHGNPEARSTVLLVHGYPDNRHVFDPLIAELGDRVRVIAYDTRGSGASALEPAADVSIEQLARDAFAVVESIPGLTGKVHVFAHDWGSVQMWEAMASPRASTAFASYTSVSGPSLDHLRQVARARLVRHRRWPSLVEQLARSWYVFGFHVPVLGRRVPGLLARLSAEGEPTPTAADQQRGIALYRANVLRRLLGGPVPRCAVPTTVVVPTHDHMLSSNLTDGLDRWIPDLRVDQVDAGHWWPYTHPVDAARVLMARVREAE comes from the coding sequence ATGACCCACTGGACGGTGCGCACGCCCGGCGCAGAACTTCCCGTCGTCGAGCACGGGAACCCGGAGGCGCGCTCGACGGTGCTGCTGGTGCACGGCTATCCCGACAACCGCCATGTGTTCGATCCGTTGATCGCCGAGCTCGGTGATCGGGTCCGGGTGATCGCCTACGACACGCGAGGCAGCGGAGCGTCCGCGCTCGAGCCCGCAGCGGACGTGTCCATCGAGCAACTGGCGCGCGACGCCTTCGCGGTGGTCGAGTCGATACCGGGGCTCACCGGGAAGGTCCACGTCTTCGCCCACGACTGGGGGTCGGTCCAGATGTGGGAGGCGATGGCTTCGCCTCGCGCATCCACCGCTTTCGCGTCGTACACGTCGGTATCGGGCCCGAGCCTGGATCACCTGCGGCAGGTGGCGCGGGCGCGGCTGGTGCGACACCGTCGCTGGCCGTCACTGGTCGAGCAGTTGGCGCGGTCCTGGTACGTCTTCGGGTTCCACGTGCCCGTGCTGGGCAGGCGGGTTCCGGGACTGTTGGCGCGCCTGAGCGCCGAGGGTGAGCCGACCCCGACGGCGGCCGACCAGCAGCGCGGCATCGCCCTGTACCGCGCCAACGTGCTCAGGCGTCTGCTCGGCGGACCCGTCCCGCGCTGCGCCGTCCCCACCACCGTGGTCGTCCCGACTCACGACCACATGCTCTCGTCCAATCTCACCGACGGTCTGGATCGATGGATCCCCGACCTGCGCGTCGACCAGGTCGATGCGGGCCACTGGTGGCCGTACACGCACCCGGTCGACGCCGCTCGCGTGCTGATGGCGAGGGTGCGGGAAGCGGAGTAG
- a CDS encoding glycosyltransferase, translated as MDGTALDRLGSASNSSAVAGGDGEPELTVQRLLFDGPSPLVSADMYSSVGKGNAERTRTGVRIAKRSVVHTNSYFGRFPASYWQRWTTVTEVVFRASVAGAGRIDLVATDYKGHERTMASTTVDSANASTQVAVPVATTQFLDGGALYVRFTTTSTELSVQDAEWTVAAPEKLRPTSVVICTFNRADDCANTVAAMADDPLALLGVDNVYVVDQGTDQVQTREKFQRVAAELGSKLVYITQPNLGGAGGFTRGLYEVQGKGGDPANVIFMDDDVLCEPEAIVRMNSFANMTVEPAIIGAQMLYLLHPDRVHVGAEVANLQKLEAGVHVKNAISDKSAFKRKRQQDVRVDAGYNGWWSCLIPSEIVGQVGYPLPLFFQWDDIEYGYRSRANGFATVTLPGAAVWHADFAWKDWDEWHRYFNLRNGMITAALHIELDGKALAKQLFTDLLRYLVSMQYGMAYTLIKAVEDFLAGPDYLLDGGMDAAGSIRRERAAYGETKRHNANDVPGVRPADMFITPAGPHPKKSMEFAVLAKRVLNQWRGTVNPGPVAISADDAHWWHVSLFSHAIVTDRSQEGVRVRKRNKAHATELLKRGVTALKRLRTETPTVAASYRAAVPQLTSRENWARLYGQ; from the coding sequence ATGGACGGCACTGCTCTCGATCGTCTCGGCTCCGCGTCGAATTCGTCGGCTGTTGCCGGCGGTGACGGCGAGCCCGAACTGACAGTCCAGAGACTGCTGTTCGACGGTCCGTCGCCCCTGGTCAGTGCCGATATGTACAGCTCGGTCGGCAAGGGCAACGCCGAGCGCACCCGTACGGGCGTTCGGATCGCCAAGCGCAGCGTGGTGCACACCAACAGCTACTTCGGACGGTTCCCGGCCAGCTACTGGCAGCGGTGGACCACCGTCACCGAGGTGGTGTTCCGAGCGAGCGTCGCCGGTGCCGGTCGGATCGATCTGGTGGCCACCGATTACAAGGGCCACGAGCGCACGATGGCCAGTACAACGGTCGATTCCGCGAACGCGTCGACTCAGGTGGCCGTCCCCGTCGCCACCACGCAGTTCCTCGACGGCGGTGCGCTGTACGTCCGCTTCACCACGACCTCGACCGAGTTGTCGGTGCAGGACGCGGAATGGACCGTCGCCGCGCCGGAGAAGCTGCGTCCCACCTCGGTGGTGATCTGCACGTTCAACCGCGCCGACGACTGCGCCAACACCGTCGCTGCGATGGCCGACGATCCCCTCGCCCTGCTCGGGGTCGACAACGTCTACGTCGTCGATCAGGGCACCGATCAGGTGCAGACGCGCGAGAAGTTCCAGCGCGTCGCGGCGGAGCTCGGCAGCAAGCTCGTCTACATCACTCAGCCCAACCTCGGCGGGGCAGGTGGATTCACCCGCGGGCTCTACGAGGTGCAGGGTAAGGGCGGCGACCCGGCCAATGTGATCTTCATGGACGACGACGTGCTGTGTGAGCCCGAGGCGATCGTGCGGATGAACTCGTTCGCCAACATGACCGTCGAGCCGGCGATCATCGGCGCCCAGATGCTGTACCTGCTGCATCCCGATCGCGTGCATGTCGGTGCCGAGGTGGCGAACCTGCAGAAGCTCGAAGCCGGAGTGCACGTCAAGAACGCGATCTCGGACAAGAGTGCGTTCAAGCGCAAGCGGCAGCAGGACGTCCGGGTCGACGCAGGCTACAACGGTTGGTGGTCGTGCCTCATCCCGTCCGAGATCGTCGGGCAGGTCGGCTACCCGCTGCCGCTGTTCTTCCAATGGGACGACATCGAGTACGGATACCGTTCGCGTGCAAACGGATTCGCCACCGTGACGCTCCCGGGCGCAGCGGTGTGGCACGCCGACTTCGCGTGGAAGGACTGGGACGAGTGGCACCGCTACTTCAACCTGCGCAACGGCATGATCACCGCCGCCCTGCACATCGAACTCGATGGTAAGGCGCTCGCCAAGCAGCTGTTCACCGATCTGCTGCGTTACCTGGTGTCGATGCAGTACGGCATGGCGTACACGCTGATCAAGGCCGTCGAGGACTTCCTGGCCGGTCCGGATTATCTGCTTGACGGCGGAATGGACGCTGCCGGTTCCATCCGGCGCGAGCGGGCTGCCTACGGAGAAACGAAGCGGCACAACGCCAACGACGTTCCGGGTGTGCGTCCGGCGGATATGTTCATCACTCCCGCCGGTCCGCATCCGAAGAAGAGCATGGAGTTCGCGGTCCTGGCCAAGCGCGTGCTCAATCAGTGGCGTGGCACCGTGAATCCGGGCCCGGTCGCCATCTCGGCCGACGATGCCCACTGGTGGCACGTGTCGCTGTTCTCCCACGCCATCGTCACCGATCGCTCGCAGGAAGGCGTCCGAGTTCGCAAGCGCAACAAGGCGCATGCGACCGAACTGCTCAAGCGCGGCGTCACCGCACTCAAGCGTCTGCGCACCGAGACGCCGACGGTCGCCGCGTCCTACCGCGCCGCCGTGCCGCAGCTCACCAGCCGAGAGAACTGGGCTCGCCTGTACGGGCAGTAG
- a CDS encoding TylF/MycF/NovP-related O-methyltransferase: protein MTEPRKLADRIKSSAREKLQRAIGEVLAQQTAQLAEQTSDQQAKLLDVLERQRREIDDLHAFIRGLEMRMRRDIPYASDVEAAAQSAEFAEEMMPQAPTFLRPHATLRFALGEVSIRGMALEFGVASGTTLEIIAEELSSRKDITVVAGFDVFSGLPETWRTGFPKGLFEQDTIPEVPGAQIVPGLFEDSLPGFLKGHHEKLAFLHLDADLYSSTVTVLDLVADRLAVGTVIVFDEYFNFPGWRNHEYRAWTEFVARTGTEFDYLGYTADNEQVVVRIRTAPKVRAN, encoded by the coding sequence ATGACGGAACCTCGGAAGCTCGCTGATCGCATCAAGTCGTCGGCACGGGAGAAGCTTCAACGAGCGATCGGCGAGGTTCTGGCTCAGCAGACCGCCCAGCTGGCCGAGCAGACCAGCGATCAGCAGGCGAAACTGCTCGACGTCCTCGAACGCCAACGACGCGAGATCGACGATCTGCACGCGTTCATCCGCGGTCTCGAGATGCGGATGCGTCGGGACATCCCGTACGCCTCCGACGTCGAAGCCGCCGCCCAGAGCGCAGAATTCGCCGAAGAGATGATGCCGCAGGCCCCCACGTTCCTGCGGCCGCACGCGACGCTGCGCTTCGCCCTCGGCGAGGTCTCCATTCGCGGCATGGCACTCGAGTTCGGCGTCGCCAGCGGGACGACGCTCGAGATCATCGCCGAGGAATTGAGCTCGCGGAAGGACATCACCGTCGTCGCCGGATTCGACGTCTTCTCCGGCCTACCCGAGACGTGGCGCACGGGCTTTCCGAAGGGCCTGTTCGAGCAGGACACCATCCCCGAAGTGCCGGGCGCACAGATCGTCCCCGGCCTGTTCGAGGACTCGCTGCCGGGCTTTCTGAAGGGTCACCACGAGAAGTTGGCGTTCCTGCACCTCGACGCGGACCTGTACTCGTCGACGGTCACCGTGCTGGATCTGGTGGCCGATCGACTGGCTGTCGGCACCGTCATCGTGTTCGACGAATACTTCAACTTCCCCGGCTGGCGCAACCACGAATACCGGGCGTGGACGGAATTCGTCGCACGCACCGGCACCGAGTTCGACTACCTGGGCTACACCGCCGACAACGAACAGGTCGTCGTCCGTATTCGCACGGCCCCGAAGGTCCGCGCGAACTAG